The Paenibacillus spongiae nucleotide sequence TTAGGTGATTTGATCACTTTGTCCGAATTAAAGAATTCAGCTAATATTTATGATTTGAACGCCTTAAAGGGCATATCAATTAAGAAAGCATTCATTGACACAAAAGCCGATATGGATGGTGTCTCTTTAACCCCGTATATGGTTGTTAAGCCAGATTATTTTGCTTATGTAACTGTAACTTCGAGAAACGGAGAAAAAATCACCATAGCACATAATGAATCAAAAGAAACATTTATTGTTTCTTCCTCGTACAACGTGTTCTACGTGAGCCGAAATGATATTTTACTTTCCGACTACTTGTTTATTTATTTTAACCGACCGGAATTTGACAGATACACGAGGTTTAACTCATGGGGCTCGGCGCGCGAGACTTTTTCGTGGGAGGATATGTGTGACATTGAAATCGACCTCCCACCACTTCCAATACAACAAAAATATGTGAATATCTACAACGCTATTAATCAAAATCAACAGACATATGATAGCGGGTTAGAGGATCTTAAATTGGCATGTGATGCCTATATTAATGAATTGCGACGGACGCTGCCACATAAGGCAATTGGTGAGTATATTGAATTATCAGATGCGAAAAACGCCGATTTTCAATATGGTATTGATGCATTAAGGGGCGTGTCAATCAACAAAGTGTTCATCGAAACGAAAGCTGACATGACCGGTGTTTCTCTGAAACCATATTTACTTGTTGAACCGGATGCGTTTGCTTATGTGACAATCACTTCCCGTAACGGTGAAAAAATTTCGCTTGCCCATAACGGCTCTGATGAAACTTATATTGTTTCATCGTCTTATATCGTTTTTAGGATTAACCAAAAGGATAAGCTGATTCCGAGTTATCTGGCTATGTTTTTCAGTCGTTCAGAGTTTGACCGATATACTCGCTTTAATTCATGGGGCAGCGCGCGTGAAGCATTCGCGTGGGAGGATATGTTTGAGGTGAAAATCCCAATCCCCGACATAGAGGTTCAGCGATCAATTGTAAATATTTACAACGCCTATCTTACACGCAGGGACATCAAAGAGAAGTTAAAAGCGCAAATAAAGGACATCTGTCCAATATTGATAAAAGGCTCGCTGGGTGAAGCTAAAAATGCCTAAAGAACGGGGGGAGGACGAACATGGATTTAAACTTCTTAAAGGGTCAATTTACCGAGGAACAATTGGAAAATGCCATAATTGAGTTGTTTCAGGCGCAAGACTATACCTCTGTACTCGGTGATACCATGCACCGTAAATTTGAAGACATTCTGCTTGAGGATGACTTGCGCACGTTTCTTACTAACAGGTATAAAGGTGAAAGTCTGACTGAGAACGAAATTCAAAAGATCATCAATCGCCTGAAACTTATTCCATCTGACCCGCTGTATCAAGGCAACCGCGAGGCATTTTGGCTGGTAAACGAAGGATTTGACCTCCCACGTGACGACGCGGGACAAGTTGCACTTCACGTGGGTTATATTGATTATGATGTGCCAAAGAATAATATCTTCAAGGTTGTCAACCAGTATTCCATTCAGGGCGAACATCTGCGTCGCCCTGATTTGCTATTATTCATGAATGGCATTCCTGTCGCAATATTTGAATTTAAATCGGCAATAAAGGAAGATACGACTATCTATGACGCTTGGGAACAGATTCATAAGCGATACTGCCGCGACATCCCCAAGCTAATGAAATACTGCTTCCTTTCCGTCATTACTGACGGAGCGAACACAAAGCTTGCGAGTATTTTTACGCCTTATGAATATTATTATGCGTGGAATAAGGCAAACGATGAGGAGAAGGTTGCAAACGGCATTAGTGCGCTGTTTACAATGATTCGGGGTGCTTTTTCTAAAGGTAGGGTGACTGCCATTCTCCGTGACTTCGTGTATTATCCTGATGAGAGCAAAGGTGAACTTACGGTCATTACCAGGTACCCACAGTTCTTTGCCGCGAACAAGATGCTCGCGAACATTAAGGAACATCTACGTCCGCACGGCGACGGTAAAGGCGGTACGTACTTTGGTGCGACGGGCTGCGGAAAAACCTATACTATGCTGTTTCTATCTCGTTTGCTTGCACTTCGGGAACGGGAAACATTCAATAACCCGACTATCGTCATTATTGCAGATCGAGAGGATTTAGACACCCAAACTTCCGAGTTGTTCGTTGCATCTAAACGCTACCTACACGATAAGAATGTGAGAAGCATTGAAAACCGAAAAGATTTGCAGGAGGCACTTGGTGGCGCAGCCAGCGGTGGCGTTTATATTACAACGATCCAGAAGTTCTGTGAATCGACGGGGCTTCTTTCTGACCGCAATAATATCATCTGTATCTCAGATGAGGCGCATAGAACACAAACGAATACAGGCACAAAGCTAAAAGTTACCGATAAAGGCGTTACAACCACTTTTGGATTTGCGAAATACCTCCGTGATTCTTTCCCTAACGCAACTTACTGTGGCTTTACCGGAACCCCGATTGACGAGACCATAGCGGTGTTCGGGGATGTGGTTGATAGTTATACCATGAAAGAATCCAGTGACGACGGCATTACCGTCCGTATTGCCTATGAGCCGCGGTTGGCTCGGGTCATTCTTTCCGAGGAACAAGCGAAAGAAATCCAAAGATATTACGAAAAATGTATGG carries:
- a CDS encoding restriction endonuclease subunit S, whose amino-acid sequence is MGLSKFKLGDLITLSELKNSANIYDLNALKGISIKKAFIDTKADMDGVSLTPYMVVKPDYFAYVTVTSRNGEKITIAHNESKETFIVSSSYNVFYVSRNDILLSDYLFIYFNRPEFDRYTRFNSWGSARETFSWEDMCDIEIDLPPLPIQQKYVNIYNAINQNQQTYDSGLEDLKLACDAYINELRRTLPHKAIGEYIELSDAKNADFQYGIDALRGVSINKVFIETKADMTGVSLKPYLLVEPDAFAYVTITSRNGEKISLAHNGSDETYIVSSSYIVFRINQKDKLIPSYLAMFFSRSEFDRYTRFNSWGSAREAFAWEDMFEVKIPIPDIEVQRSIVNIYNAYLTRRDIKEKLKAQIKDICPILIKGSLGEAKNA